In the Rhinopithecus roxellana isolate Shanxi Qingling chromosome 16, ASM756505v1, whole genome shotgun sequence genome, AATGCCCTGGGGTGACGGCTGCGGGACACTTGCAGCGGGGCCGGGCAGGGAGCGCGAGACTGGAAGACAGTCCAGGAGGGAAGGAGAGCCACGCAGGGTTTCTGGGGAAGGGTGGTGTGGGGCGCTGAAGGGGAGCGCGAGGAGTGGGAGGaagtgaaggaggaggaagagcacgGTGTGGGTGAGGCGCAAGAGGCAGTAGGTGGGGCGGGACGAGGGGCGGGATGGAGGGCGGGGCGCTGCGTCCGGAGAAAGTGTAGACGCACTGGGAAGAGTGCCCACTAAGGGAGAGCCCGGGGCGAGAGGGCGCGGAGTGTGGGCGGGGCGCAGTGGGGATGGGGGCGGGGGCGCGGGATGTGTGTGGGGGGCGCGTAGTGGAGCGAGAGTGCGGGAGTGTGGGCGGGGCGCAGTGAGGGGAGGGTGCGGAATGTGGGCGGGGCTCAGTGGAGGGAGAGTGCGGGCTGTGGGCTGGGCAACCAGTGGGAGAGGGCGCGGGAATGTGGGCGGGGTGCAGTCGGAATGGGGGCGGGGGCGCGGGATGTCGGCGGGGCACAGTTAGGGGGAGGGCGCGGGAGTGTGGGCGGGGCGCAGTGGGGGGAGGGAGCGGGGGTGTAGGCGGGGCTCAGTGAGGAGTGAGTGTGGGGATGTGGGCGAGGCGCAGCTAGAGGAGAGTGcggggatgtgggtggggtccGGTGGGGGAGGGTGCGGAGATGTGGGCGGGGCGCAGTGGGTGGAAAGCGCAGgaatgggggccgggcgcagtgtgGATGCGGGCAGGGCTCAATGGGGGAGGGTGCGGAGATGTGGGCGGGGCGCAGCGGGTGGAGAGTGTAGGGATGTGGGCAGGGCGCAGTGGGGGGAAAGTGTGGGGGTGCGGGCGAGGCGCAGTGGGGGAAGGTGTGGGATGTGGGCGGGGAGCAGTGGGTGGAGCGTACGGGATGTGTGCGTGGCGCAGTGGAGGGAGGGTGCGGAGGCCTGAGGGCTTGAGGTTGCCCGGCTGTTTCGGCTGCCAGAGGCGGGTGCCACGCTGTCGCCCAGGCATCTGGCGTCTCCGGTGTCTGAGTGTCTCATTGTCAGCGCTGACACTCTTGCCCCAGCCACAGGCGAGGCCGGCCCGAGGTGTGGGCGCATCTCGGGCAGGTCTTGAGAAGTCCAGCGCCCGTCGGTGCGGACAGTGGCGGGGCACCGCGGCGCTCGCCGCCTCCTTCCCGCAGGTGATCATCCTCCTGCAGGTGTCCTCGGGCCTCAGGTGGCTGCGCGTCCGCGCCATGGTTGACATTCTGGGCGGGCGGCACCTGTTGACCCGTAAGGGCGCGGCggtggaggccgaggcggcgctACAGAACAAGGTGGTGGCACTGTACTTCGCGGCGGCCCGGTGCGGGCCGAGCCGCGACTTCACGCAGCTGCTCTGCGACTTCTACACGGCGCTGGTGGCCGAGGCGCGGCGGCCCGCGCCTTTCGAAGTAGTCTTCGTGTCAGCCGACGACAGCTCCCAGGAGATGCTGAACTTCATGCGCGAGCTGCATGGCACCTGGCTGGCGCTGCCCTTCCATGACCCCTACCGGCAGTGAGTGGGGGTCCTGGGGGGCGGGGGCCTCCGGGCGCGTCGCCCCCATCTTCCCCCAGGCCTCCCACTCTGCACTGGGGAGCTCTTTATGACGTCCCCCTCCCCCATCACCTCCCCGTCTCTTGGTTCACGTCCGGACTCGGGTAAATCACACTCAGTCTCAGTTTCAGCCTCCCTTGGAGACCAGGGAGGGTGCAGACCAGATTCGAAAACCCAGGGCATCGGCACCCCCACGGGGCTCGTGGAGCTTGGACGTGGGCCCATTTGTGCTTAGGGTCTGGAGCTCCGGGAATCTGCATTGCGAAGGAGCTCCCAGTGGTGTTGATGCTGTGGGTTCGTGGCTCGGCTCCGGGAGCCGCCGGCCCTGGGCGCcgctgcctcatcctcccagttAGTGGGCAGGAAGCACGGGGCCGGTGTCTGGATGCAGGGATAAGGGATGACCTGCGAGGACATCAGCTCTGTGACAGGCACCCACAGTGCAGGCCGTGGTTGGTGTGCTGGGAGGGAGGAACGGGGACTCCACGGCTGGCAGGAACTCAGGTGCTGGCCACCTTTGCGGTTTCATTTTTACCGACGCTGACGGAATTTCATCACTAGAGAGGCATAAAACTCATTCCTATAAACTTTATTACTCTAGCTGTTGGAAAGGAGCCGGTAGGGATTGGCAGAGAGGGGCATACGGGGATTGATTGTTCTGCTTTTGGGGTGGGTCTCCTGTGGTCTCCTATGGTGTAAGAGTCCAGACTTAGGTTTAAAGCAGGCCTGGTCCATGCACACCACTCTTCTGTTTCTGATGCTCTGGTCAAGCCTGTGAGCTCCAGCTGGAGGCAGTGAGCTGCCTGACCTGGGTCAGCAGTGTGCTCCAATCTTCTCAGCCTGATTGGCCTGGGAGGGAGTTTTCCTTTTGTAAACTTAGCTGTTTGTCCCTACCCCTTTCCACACTGAACTTCCTTAACCCTGTTGTTGTCATGTGTAAGCTAGGAAGTGGAATATTCTGTGGGAATTGTTGGGGCTATGCCCTAAATTCTGCTTATCCTATCCTGGATTTGTGGAATCAGATCATGAGGAAAATGGAAATAGCGACCGCCAAGAAGcacaaaaaaaaatgcacaaaggcTTCAGGGGCATTTTGGGAAGTTGCTAATGTGTGCAGAAATACAATACTTTGTGGCTGGTGCTGTGGCGAGGTGGGGCCCAGGTGGTTGGTATTATGGGAGCTCCACTTGGCAGGTACAGGGTCACAGGGCCTCGTGCTTCCTTTCCTCAGAGGCCTGAGCTCATCACCCTCCTTCCACTGAATTCCTGGTAAATCACCTGAGTcaagggaggagaagaaaaatggcTGCTTCCAGAGAGATCACAGAATGGCGCCCTTGGGAGTTACTCTTGGCGTGGCTGGAGGCAGATGCACCTGCAGGGAGAGGAGGCCTGGAGCCCTCACCTTGTCCCCTAAGCTGTGTAGATCTCAGCTTTTCAGTGTACCCTGCACCATACACTCAACACAGCAGTGACGCCTGCCTTCAGCCCCCAGAGAGGCAACTGTTTACTAACGTCCCTGAAAGTAGAGATGCGGGTGTGTGGCCGGGGCTAGCAGTTCCCTGTCTAAGTGTCCCAGTGCAGGTGGGCTAGGAGGAGGTGCCAAGCCTTAATGTGGGGACAGCTGCGGTGACACATGCCAGCACGCCCTGGAGGCATGTTTCAGGATGAGGTTCCATCCTGCCCTTTCTTCCCTGCATTACTGGGTTTATGAGTAAAACTCATTATTTGTCCAAGAATAAAGTAACACGTTCTAGATTCACCAGCAGGAATTCCCATTACATGCTGCTGTTCACGAAAGACATGATCAATGgtgattttatatg is a window encoding:
- the NXNL2 gene encoding nucleoredoxin-like protein 2, producing the protein MVDILGGRHLLTRKGAAVEAEAALQNKVVALYFAAARCGPSRDFTQLLCDFYTALVAEARRPAPFEVVFVSADDSSQEMLNFMRELHGTWLALPFHDPYRHELRKRYNVTAIPKLVIVKQNGEVITNKGRKQIRERGLACFQDWVEAADIFQNFCG